One stretch of Celeribacter indicus DNA includes these proteins:
- a CDS encoding ArdC family protein yields MTAEKFDVYSHVTNQIIAQIEAGTPPWRKPWTGGGVSVSLPERFNGEAYRGINILMLWATAMAKDYSSARWMTFNQAKQFGGHVRKGEKSATVVKYGTVEREDENGEERQIPYAKAYRVFNADQIEGLPAEFYILPDPPRDLGTVADPTLEAFFAASGAQIDVTEEPRAYYNIKTDRIHMPPIGTFHRAAGYYGTLAHELTHWTGATKRLDRLGRFNDRKAYAFEELVAEIGNCMLCAQIGVEPEFDQSAAYVEGWLEAMKEDSRAIFRAASEAQKAVDYIMARTAQADRMAAE; encoded by the coding sequence ATGACCGCAGAAAAGTTTGACGTTTATTCCCATGTCACCAATCAGATCATTGCGCAGATCGAGGCGGGAACGCCGCCCTGGCGCAAGCCGTGGACCGGCGGTGGCGTATCGGTCAGCTTGCCGGAACGGTTCAACGGCGAGGCTTATCGGGGTATCAACATCCTGATGCTTTGGGCCACGGCGATGGCCAAGGATTACAGCTCAGCTCGCTGGATGACGTTCAATCAGGCCAAGCAGTTTGGGGGCCATGTTCGCAAGGGCGAGAAATCCGCCACGGTCGTGAAATACGGCACCGTTGAGCGTGAGGACGAGAACGGCGAGGAACGCCAGATCCCCTATGCCAAGGCCTACCGCGTGTTCAATGCCGATCAGATCGAGGGCTTGCCCGCTGAATTCTATATCCTGCCCGATCCGCCCCGCGATCTTGGCACCGTAGCCGACCCCACGTTGGAGGCCTTCTTTGCCGCGTCCGGCGCGCAGATCGACGTGACCGAGGAGCCGCGCGCCTATTACAACATCAAGACCGACCGGATTCATATGCCGCCGATTGGCACGTTTCACAGGGCCGCAGGATATTACGGCACCTTGGCGCATGAGCTGACCCACTGGACAGGCGCGACAAAGCGGCTTGACCGCTTGGGCCGGTTCAATGACCGCAAGGCCTATGCGTTCGAGGAGCTGGTCGCCGAAATCGGAAACTGCATGCTTTGCGCGCAGATCGGGGTGGAGCCTGAATTTGACCAGAGCGCGGCCTATGTCGAAGGATGGCTTGAGGCGATGAAGGAAGACAGCCGTGCGATTTTCCGCGCCGCGTCCGAGGCGCAGAAGGCCGTGGATTACATCATGGCCCGCACGGCACAGGCCGACAGGATGGCCGCCGAGTAA
- a CDS encoding helix-turn-helix domain-containing protein, with product MNLRERVAKNIIDRRKSIGLSQEDLARQAGLSRAYVGKIENARFSVTIDTIEKIAHALEVEADVLFEPR from the coding sequence ATGAACCTCCGGGAACGCGTAGCAAAGAACATCATTGATCGCCGCAAGAGCATTGGCCTGAGTCAGGAAGACCTGGCGAGACAGGCTGGCCTCAGCCGTGCCTATGTCGGCAAGATCGAGAACGCGCGATTTTCTGTGACCATCGACACGATTGAGAAGATTGCTCATGCCCTGGAGGTTGAAGCGGATGTCCTGTTCGAACCTCGATAG
- the mobQ gene encoding MobQ family relaxase — MASYHLSVKTIKRSAGRSATAAAAYRVGERIECQREGRVHDYTRKQGIEETFILAPKDAPDWATDRSRLWNEVEASETRRNSVTAREWELALPSEISAEARSQITRDFAQELVSRYGVAVDVAIHAPHREGDQRNHHAHVLTSTRKLEPGGFTAKTRVLDSAKTGGVEIEQMRGLWAELQNRALERAGEVERVDHRSLEAQREDALKRGDELSAEELDRDPELKLGPAANSMERRAKAMAERQGREYKPVTERGAVVHAARQARAAFREMRARLELARETYGIEREAGQGRVSAGLAALRAATAKDRDRDRNPEDFRERLARVVARSRDQGDTPKPEDRNYARERLKEIMEKDAGHDGQAAVHKLDGHSEYDLGEETGRAVRKPSVNERLKDVLNKPRERLEIEDEREQERGDDENENTRDRDRGEGHSL, encoded by the coding sequence ATGGCCAGCTACCACCTCTCCGTGAAAACGATCAAACGCAGCGCCGGGCGCTCTGCCACGGCAGCCGCGGCCTACCGTGTCGGGGAGCGCATTGAGTGCCAGCGTGAAGGTCGCGTCCACGATTACACCCGCAAGCAGGGGATCGAGGAGACCTTCATCCTGGCACCGAAGGACGCGCCGGACTGGGCCACGGACCGGTCTCGCCTCTGGAACGAGGTCGAGGCCAGCGAGACCCGCCGCAACTCCGTCACCGCCCGCGAGTGGGAGCTGGCCCTGCCGTCCGAGATCAGCGCCGAGGCCCGGTCCCAGATCACCCGCGACTTCGCCCAGGAGCTGGTCAGCCGCTACGGCGTGGCCGTCGATGTGGCGATCCATGCCCCGCACCGCGAGGGCGATCAGCGGAACCACCATGCCCATGTCCTGACCTCCACCCGCAAGCTGGAACCGGGTGGCTTCACGGCCAAGACGCGGGTGCTCGATTCCGCGAAAACCGGTGGTGTCGAGATCGAGCAGATGCGCGGCCTCTGGGCCGAGTTGCAGAACCGCGCTCTGGAGCGGGCAGGGGAGGTGGAGCGCGTCGATCACCGGTCGCTCGAAGCGCAACGCGAAGATGCTTTGAAGCGCGGCGACGAACTGTCGGCCGAGGAGCTGGACCGCGACCCCGAGCTGAAGCTGGGGCCAGCCGCCAATTCCATGGAACGCCGGGCCAAGGCGATGGCCGAGCGCCAGGGACGGGAATACAAACCCGTCACCGAGCGCGGGGCCGTGGTCCATGCCGCCCGCCAGGCCCGCGCCGCGTTCCGTGAAATGCGCGCGCGGCTGGAACTGGCACGCGAGACCTATGGCATCGAGCGCGAGGCCGGGCAGGGCCGTGTCTCTGCCGGTCTGGCAGCACTCAGGGCTGCAACTGCAAAAGATCGCGACCGCGACCGAAACCCGGAGGATTTCCGGGAGCGGCTGGCGCGCGTCGTGGCCCGGTCGCGGGACCAGGGCGACACGCCGAAACCGGAAGACCGCAATTATGCGCGGGAGCGGCTGAAGGAGATCATGGAGAAGGACGCCGGGCATGATGGCCAGGCGGCGGTTCACAAGCTGGACGGTCACAGCGAATATGATCTGGGCGAGGAGACAGGACGCGCGGTGCGCAAGCCGTCCGTCAACGAGCGCCTGAAAGACGTGCTGAACAAGCCGCGCGAAAGGCTGGAAATCGAGGACGAACGCGAACAGGAGCGCGGCGACGACGAGAACGAAAACACGCGGGACAGGGATCGTGGCGAAGGTCACAGCCTGTGA